The Streptococcus sp. oral taxon 431 nucleotide sequence TGGTAGCTGCCATCACAAGTCCTGAACAAGCTGAGGCTGTGGCTGATTACAAACACCAAGCTAGCCTTAAATCAGACTTGGCTCGTACAGACCTTGCCAAGGAAAAAACAGGGGTTTGGACTGGTGCTTATGCAATCAACCCTGTCAACGGTAAAGAAATTCCAATCTGGATTGCCGACTACGTTCTTGCTAGCTACGGTACAGGTGCAGTTATGGCCGTACCAGCCCACGACCAACGTGACTGGGAATTTGCCAAACAATTTGACCTTCCAATCGTCGAAGTACTTGAAGGAGGTAATGTTGAAGAAGCTGCCTACACAGAGGATGGCCTTCACGTTAATTCAGACTTCCTAGATGGACTCAACAAAGAAGACGCTATTGCCAAGATTGTGGCTTGGTTGGAAGAAAAAGGCTGTGGACAAGAGAAGGTTACCTACCGTCTCCGCGACTGGCTCTTTAGCCGTCAACGTTACTGGGGTGAACCAATTCCAATCATTCATTGGGAAGATGGAACTTCAACAGCCGTTCCAGAAAGTGAACTCCCACTTGTCTTGCCGGTAACCAAGGACATCCGCCCTTCAGGTACTGGTGAAAGCCCACTGGCCAATTTGACAGACTGGCTGGAAGTGACTCGTGAAGATGGTGTTAAAGGTCGTCGTGAGACCAACACCATGCCACAATGGGCTGGTTCAAGCTGGTACTACCTTCGCTATATCGACCCACACAACACAGAGAAATTGGCTGATGAGGACCTCCTCAAGCAATGGTTGCCAGTGGATATCTATGTGGGTGGTGCGGAGCATGCCGTTCTTCACTTGCTTTATGCTCGTTTCTGGCACAAATTCCTCTATGACCTCGGTGTTGTTCCAACTAAGGAGCCATTCCAAAAACTCTTTAACCAAGGAATGATCTTGGGAACAAGCTACCGTGACCACCGTGGCGCACTTGTGGCAACTGACAAGGTTGAAAAACGTGACGGTTCCTTCTTCCATGTGGAAACAGGGGAAGAGTTGGAGCAAGCACCAGCCAAGATGTCTAAATCCCTCAAGAACGTTGTCAACCCAGACGATGTGGTGGAACAATACGGTGCGGATACCCTTCGTGTCTATGAAATGTTTATGGGACCACTCGATGCTTCCATCGCTTGGTCTGAAGAAGGATTGGAAGGAAGCCGTAAATTTCTTGACCGTGTTTACCGTTTGATTACAAGTAAAGAAATTGTTGCGGAAAACAATGGCGCTCTTGACAAGGTTTACAACGAAACCGTTAAATCTGTTACAGAGCAAATCGAGTCTATGAAATTCAACACAGCCATCGCCCAACTCATGGTCTTTGTCAACGCAGCTAACAAGGAAGACAAACTCTATGTAGACTACGCCAAAGGCTTTATCCAATTGATCGCACCATTTGCACCTCACTTGGCAGAAGAGCTCTGGCAAACCGTCGCAGCAACAGGTGAGTCTATCTCTTACGTAGCTTGGCCAACATGGGACGAAAGCAAATTGGTTGAAGACGAAGTCGAAATCGTCGTTCAAATCAAAGGAAAAGTCCGTGCTAAACTCATGGTCGCTAAAGATCTATCACGCGAAGAGCTGCAAGAAGTAGCTCTGGCTGATGACAAAGTCAAAGCAGAGATCGAAGGTAAAGAAATTGTGAAAGTGATTAGTGTACCTAACAAGCTTGTAAATATCGTAACGAAATAAATTTAAAAGTCCTTCAGAGTAGAATCTGGAGGATTTTTTGTAGATTACCTGTGAGATGTGATATACTATTCACATCTTTAAACTTATAAGAGTGAGATAAGGAGAAAACTATGCCAGTAAATGAATACGGTCAGATGATTGGTGAACCTGTAGATGATACACCTGGAGTTTTGCCTTCACTTGTTCGGATAGAAGGGCGATATACGATTATAGAAGCTCTATCGGTGGAAAAGCATGCAGAGGATTTGCTGGCTGTCTATGGCCCAGATAGTCCTCGTGAGATGTGGACCTATCTCTTTCAACCACCAGTAGAGAATCTCGAAGAATTAATCGTAGCTTTGAAGCAGATGATTGAGCGCAAGGATCGCTTCTATTATACGATTATCGATAAAGTGACTGGAAAGGCGTTGGGGACTTTTTCTCTCATGCGTATTGACCAAGCCAATCGCACCATTGAAGTTGGCGCAGTGACCTTTTCTCCGGCTCTCAAACAGACCAAGATGGGAACAGAATCTCACTATTTGCTAGCTCGTTATGTTTTTGAAGAACTCAACTATCGTCGCTATGAGTGGAAGTGCGACGCCCTCAATCTTCCATCTAGAAAAGCAGCAGAACGTTTGGGATTTGTCTATGAAGGGACCTTCCGCCAAGCTGTTATCTATAAAGGTCGCACCAGAGATACGGATTGGTTGTCTATGATCGATAAGGACTGGCCAAAGGTTAAAGCACGTTTTGAAGCGTGGTTAAAATCTGAGAATTTTGATGAAGAAGGCCATCAGTTGAAATCTCTTAGAGAATGTTAGAAAGGTTTGCTATGATTAAGATTACAAAAGAATCCTCTGTTTCAATTGATGACGTTTTACATCTCTATCAGGCAGTTGGTTGGACAAACTATACCAATCAGCCACAGATGTTGGAGCAGGCCTTGTCTCATTCGCTAGCGACTTATCTTGCCCGTGATGGTGAGGAAATCGTTGGTTTAGTGCGTCTGGTTGGAGACGGTTTTTCATCCGTTTTTGTCCAGGATTTGATTGTTTTGCCTAGCTATCAGCGCCAAGGAATTGGTAGTAACTTGATGAAACAAGCCTTAGCTGACTATAAGGATGCCTACCAAATACAACTAGCGACTGAACAGACAGAAAAAAACTTGGGTTTTTACCGTTCTCTGGGGTTTGAAACCTTATCTACTTATGATTGTACAGGAATGATTTGGGTGGATCGAAAAAACTTACAATAATTCTTTTATCTTAAGTTAACTTTAAGTTTACTCATGTATCATGTAATCATTAAGTAAAGACCTCCTAACTTTATTTAATAGAAATCCTAAACTTTTCTTTTTCATAATAATCTCCCTAAAGAAGCCACCAAATCAGGTGGCTTTTTTTATGTTCAAATGCAGAAGTTTTAAGGTAGAATTGACCACATAATCATCCATTTCGACCACATAGCACCAAACTATATTTTTTCTTTTTCCTTTTTGTTAAACTGAAGGTGTAAAAAGGAGGAAGGAAATATGATTTTACAAGCAAAAGGCCTCACTAAGAACTATGGAGACCATACAGCAGTAAAAGATATAAATTTAGAGTTTAAAAAAGGAAGTTTTAACGCAATCTTAGGACCTAATGGGGCTGGTAAATCGACCACGATTTCAATGTTAATCGGACTTAAACGAGCAACTAATGGTCAAATCATCTATGCGCCCAATACTAGGATTGGAGTTGTTTTTCAAGCAAGTGTATTGGATGAAAAGTTGACGGTCAAAGAAAACCTAGCCATTCGTGCCCAGCAGTATAAGGGGATTAAAGGTGGTCGTGTGGAAGATTTAATCAATCAACTAGGGTTGACTGCTTTTCAGAAACAACTTTATGGAACTTTATCAGGAGGACAGAAACGTCGAGTTGACATTGCTCGGGCTCTCCTATCCAATCCCGATATTTTATTTCTAGATGAGCCTACGACTGGACTAGATATTCAGACTCGCAAATCCATTTGGGATTTATTGTATCGTCTACAAAGAGATGAAGGGATGACTATTATCTTAACGACTCATTATCTGGATGAAGCAGATGAGGCAGATCAACTTTATATTATAGATCATGGAAAGGTTATTGCCCAAGGTTCTGCTGCTGAAATTAAAAGTGAGTACGCTTCCAATCTTTTAAAAATTTGTTTTAAAGACAAGCAGGTGGAGAAATTCTTACCTAAAAATATGCCTGTGGAAAAGGAAAATGAGTTTGAGTATAGTCTTTATCCTAAGAGCCAATTGGAAGCTATTGATTATTTGACCCAAGTTCGTGAGAAGATTGCTAGCTTTGAATTTCGTCCAGGAACTATGGATGATGCCTTCATAGCCCTTACAGGAAGAGAGGTGCGCTAATGTTAGCCTTATTAAAACGTGATTTTTTGTTGTATTTTCGTAATCGTTCAGGAGTCTTTTTCTCATTACTGGGAGCTTTGATTTCCTTTCTACTCTATATCATTTTTTTGCAGAAAAATTTGATGGATGCCTGGTCCCAACTTCCTGATAATAAGAGCCTTTTAAATAACTGGCTGATGGGTGGAACCTTGGCTGTGACTGGGATTACAACCAGTTTTACAGCTTTGACCCAGATGGTACAAGACCGTGAAAAT carries:
- the leuS gene encoding leucine--tRNA ligase; this translates as MSFYNHKEIEPKWQKYWADNHTFKTGTDASKPKFYALDMFPYPSGAGLHVGHPEGYTATDILSRFKRAQGYNVLHPMGWDAFGLPAEQYAMDTGNDPAEFTAENIANFKRQINALGFSYDWDREVNTTDPNYYKWTQWIFTKLYEKGLAYEAEVPVNWVEELGTAIANEEVLPDGTSERGGYPVVRKPMRQWMLKITAYAERLLTDLDDLDWPESIKDMQRNWIGKSTGANVTFKVKGTDKEFTVFTTRPDTLFGATFTVLAPEHDLVAAITSPEQAEAVADYKHQASLKSDLARTDLAKEKTGVWTGAYAINPVNGKEIPIWIADYVLASYGTGAVMAVPAHDQRDWEFAKQFDLPIVEVLEGGNVEEAAYTEDGLHVNSDFLDGLNKEDAIAKIVAWLEEKGCGQEKVTYRLRDWLFSRQRYWGEPIPIIHWEDGTSTAVPESELPLVLPVTKDIRPSGTGESPLANLTDWLEVTREDGVKGRRETNTMPQWAGSSWYYLRYIDPHNTEKLADEDLLKQWLPVDIYVGGAEHAVLHLLYARFWHKFLYDLGVVPTKEPFQKLFNQGMILGTSYRDHRGALVATDKVEKRDGSFFHVETGEELEQAPAKMSKSLKNVVNPDDVVEQYGADTLRVYEMFMGPLDASIAWSEEGLEGSRKFLDRVYRLITSKEIVAENNGALDKVYNETVKSVTEQIESMKFNTAIAQLMVFVNAANKEDKLYVDYAKGFIQLIAPFAPHLAEELWQTVAATGESISYVAWPTWDESKLVEDEVEIVVQIKGKVRAKLMVAKDLSREELQEVALADDKVKAEIEGKEIVKVISVPNKLVNIVTK
- a CDS encoding GNAT family N-acetyltransferase, translated to MPVNEYGQMIGEPVDDTPGVLPSLVRIEGRYTIIEALSVEKHAEDLLAVYGPDSPREMWTYLFQPPVENLEELIVALKQMIERKDRFYYTIIDKVTGKALGTFSLMRIDQANRTIEVGAVTFSPALKQTKMGTESHYLLARYVFEELNYRRYEWKCDALNLPSRKAAERLGFVYEGTFRQAVIYKGRTRDTDWLSMIDKDWPKVKARFEAWLKSENFDEEGHQLKSLREC
- a CDS encoding GNAT family N-acetyltransferase; translated protein: MIKITKESSVSIDDVLHLYQAVGWTNYTNQPQMLEQALSHSLATYLARDGEEIVGLVRLVGDGFSSVFVQDLIVLPSYQRQGIGSNLMKQALADYKDAYQIQLATEQTEKNLGFYRSLGFETLSTYDCTGMIWVDRKNLQ
- a CDS encoding ABC transporter ATP-binding protein, which encodes MILQAKGLTKNYGDHTAVKDINLEFKKGSFNAILGPNGAGKSTTISMLIGLKRATNGQIIYAPNTRIGVVFQASVLDEKLTVKENLAIRAQQYKGIKGGRVEDLINQLGLTAFQKQLYGTLSGGQKRRVDIARALLSNPDILFLDEPTTGLDIQTRKSIWDLLYRLQRDEGMTIILTTHYLDEADEADQLYIIDHGKVIAQGSAAEIKSEYASNLLKICFKDKQVEKFLPKNMPVEKENEFEYSLYPKSQLEAIDYLTQVREKIASFEFRPGTMDDAFIALTGREVR